From a single Intestinibaculum porci genomic region:
- a CDS encoding glycosyltransferase, protein MKIAIFTDTFLPDINGVATSVSILREELIAHGHDVMIVTTVLPKDSDYVDRIPVIRINGLDLKHLYGYRMAPIYSSHAMKDITAFAPDVIHVQTEFGIGVFARIVGRHLHVPVVYTYHTMWEDYSHYLSGGVKPLDFVARRFIKRLSHMYGGHCQELIVPSDKAAARLYSYGIDKHINVVETGLRLGRFQKTSALEKSVQAIKTQYHLQGKFVILFLGRIAQEKSIDFLIRAMKKIMPIRRNAVLMIVGGGPDERALQDLTHELGLEADVIFTGAKESADVPAYYQAADVFVSASMTETQGLTYIEAMASGLPVFARYDDNLKDVIKDGVNGFFFHDENEYVAKLMKLDNIQKERIAKQAMADAKAHSSTIFYEKIIEVYKKALNDMQEHYKIQNIEKQKDQSYLLTIVAQKHKEKLRVSPRLIGAYGLLSGMFIDEETYQALKADSQLHEVYQAALKLLMYRDYAQGALLKRLIDKGYEEETASKVVHLLAEKGLIDDYNYAHEVIAKTLRHQGGFEKARRTLKKEGVEAQTIEDALSEFDQQEALNGAKAYAMKLVHQNRHRSQKALEMNIRQKLHSHGYSNDIIEEVMATSDFSMDEARSDALLDQAFDKAYQRLSRKYNGQELTYKLKHVLIQKGFTYEAINNKLEERGSELDGED, encoded by the coding sequence ATGAAAATCGCGATCTTTACCGATACCTTTTTACCGGATATTAATGGCGTGGCTACCTCGGTTAGTATCTTACGTGAAGAACTGATTGCCCATGGCCATGATGTGATGATTGTAACGACAGTCCTGCCGAAGGATAGTGATTATGTAGACCGGATTCCGGTGATCCGGATTAACGGCTTAGATCTTAAACATTTGTATGGCTACCGCATGGCGCCGATTTACAGCTCTCATGCGATGAAAGACATTACCGCTTTTGCACCGGATGTTATTCATGTTCAGACGGAATTTGGCATTGGCGTCTTTGCCCGGATTGTCGGCCGGCATTTACATGTCCCCGTTGTTTATACGTATCATACGATGTGGGAAGACTATTCGCATTATCTAAGCGGCGGCGTCAAGCCGTTAGATTTTGTGGCGCGACGCTTTATCAAACGCTTATCGCATATGTATGGCGGTCATTGTCAGGAGCTGATTGTTCCTTCTGATAAAGCGGCGGCGCGCCTGTATTCTTATGGTATTGATAAACATATTAACGTGGTTGAGACTGGCTTACGCCTAGGACGTTTCCAAAAGACGTCGGCCCTTGAAAAGAGTGTTCAAGCGATTAAGACGCAGTATCATTTACAAGGAAAATTTGTCATTCTCTTTTTAGGGCGGATCGCTCAGGAAAAAAGTATTGATTTTCTGATTCGGGCGATGAAGAAGATTATGCCGATTCGCCGTAATGCTGTTTTAATGATTGTTGGCGGCGGCCCTGATGAAAGAGCCTTGCAGGATTTAACGCACGAATTAGGTTTAGAAGCGGATGTTATTTTTACCGGAGCGAAAGAAAGCGCCGATGTGCCGGCTTATTATCAGGCGGCGGATGTTTTTGTCAGCGCTAGTATGACGGAAACCCAGGGTCTCACTTATATTGAAGCGATGGCTTCTGGCTTACCGGTTTTTGCCCGCTATGATGATAATTTGAAAGATGTCATTAAAGATGGTGTGAATGGCTTTTTCTTTCACGATGAAAATGAATATGTGGCCAAATTGATGAAGTTAGACAACATTCAAAAAGAGCGGATTGCCAAGCAGGCGATGGCTGATGCGAAGGCGCATTCCAGCACGATCTTTTATGAAAAAATTATTGAGGTGTATAAGAAAGCTTTGAATGATATGCAGGAACATTATAAAATACAAAATATTGAGAAACAGAAAGATCAGAGTTATCTGCTCACGATCGTGGCCCAAAAGCATAAAGAAAAGCTGCGCGTTTCGCCCCGTCTGATTGGCGCTTATGGGCTGTTAAGCGGGATGTTCATTGATGAGGAAACGTATCAGGCTTTAAAGGCTGACAGTCAGCTGCATGAGGTTTATCAGGCGGCGTTAAAACTGCTGATGTATCGTGATTATGCCCAAGGGGCGCTGCTTAAGCGTTTGATTGACAAAGGCTATGAGGAAGAGACAGCCAGCAAAGTGGTGCACTTATTAGCGGAAAAGGGTCTCATTGATGACTATAATTACGCGCACGAGGTGATTGCGAAAACGCTCCGTCATCAAGGTGGCTTTGAAAAAGCGCGGAGGACCTTAAAAAAAGAAGGCGTAGAGGCGCAGACAATTGAGGATGCACTGAGTGAATTTGATCAACAAGAGGCTTTAAACGGGGCGAAAGCCTATGCGATGAAGTTAGTGCATCAAAATCGTCATCGCTCGCAGAAGGCCTTAGAGATGAATATCAGGCAAAAACTGCACAGTCACGGTTACAGCAATGATATTATTGAAGAAGTGATGGCAACATCCGATTTTTCGATGGATGAAGCGCGTTCTGATGCCTTACTTGATCAGGCTTTTGACAAAGCGTATCAAAGGTTAAGCCGGAAATATAACGGTCAGGAATTAACGTATAAATTAAAGCATGTTTTGATTCAAAAAGGTTTCACTTATGAAGCCATTAACAATAAATTAGAAGAAAGAGGAAGTGAGCTGGATGGAGAAGATTAA
- a CDS encoding 3'-5' exoribonuclease YhaM family protein, whose translation MEKIKEMKPDMSVTFEAIISQVSIGKTNGKNKRNYLNLILEDQSGEIDAKWWSPTDHDCQVCVQGAVVKGSGDVISYNDSIQMKVAKLEVLEVTDEERMKFLPSAPLDVEVMMKEINDTISNMQSKALRDITRSLIHDHRASFMSYPAATRNHHDFINGLLYHTYCMLKIAKGIADVYGNLNNDLLFAGVILHDLGKVKELSGAITPHYTAEGNLLGHISIGHTMIKEKADQLGYHGEEVVLLEHLVLAHHGKNEFGSPVLPQVKEAEILYLVDNIDARMAMFDKAYEGLAPGETSKRIFALENRTLYRPESQ comes from the coding sequence ATGGAGAAGATTAAAGAAATGAAGCCCGATATGAGCGTGACATTTGAAGCGATCATATCGCAGGTATCAATTGGCAAGACCAACGGTAAAAATAAACGGAACTATCTTAATTTGATTTTAGAAGATCAGAGCGGAGAGATCGATGCCAAATGGTGGAGCCCGACTGATCATGACTGTCAGGTCTGCGTGCAGGGAGCCGTTGTCAAAGGTAGCGGGGATGTCATTAGTTATAATGACAGCATTCAGATGAAAGTAGCGAAATTAGAAGTATTAGAGGTGACTGACGAAGAGAGAATGAAGTTTTTGCCTTCCGCACCGCTTGATGTTGAAGTGATGATGAAGGAAATCAATGATACGATTTCCAATATGCAAAGTAAAGCCTTACGGGATATTACCCGGTCACTCATTCATGATCACCGCGCCTCTTTTATGAGTTATCCCGCGGCGACGCGCAATCATCATGATTTTATCAATGGATTGCTTTATCATACGTACTGCATGTTAAAAATTGCGAAGGGGATTGCTGATGTCTATGGCAATCTCAATAATGATTTGCTTTTTGCAGGTGTGATTTTACATGACTTAGGCAAGGTAAAAGAATTATCTGGGGCGATTACGCCGCATTACACGGCGGAAGGCAATCTGCTGGGACATATTTCAATTGGTCATACGATGATCAAAGAAAAAGCGGATCAGTTAGGCTATCATGGTGAAGAGGTGGTCTTATTAGAACATTTAGTATTAGCCCATCATGGGAAAAATGAGTTTGGCTCACCGGTGCTGCCGCAGGTGAAAGAAGCGGAAATTTTGTACTTGGTGGACAATATCGATGCCCGCATGGCGATGTTTGATAAGGCTTATGAAGGCTTAGCGCCAGGTGAAACGAGCAAGCGTATTTTTGCGTTAGAGAACCGGACCTTGTACCGTCCAGAATCTCAATAA
- a CDS encoding cell division protein SepF has translation MDKVKKWFFEEEDDDEEFDGLEEDTQEEAPEEEAPAAPEAPKANIFEKAKSNRTTEVVNKLNANKNNELVLFEPRSYSETQDIAAYLKAGKAAVVNLHRLQKEQSKRVIDFLSGVIYAIDGDIQQIGPKIFLCTPKGIGVSGNISLDDEESK, from the coding sequence ATGGATAAAGTTAAAAAATGGTTCTTCGAAGAAGAAGATGACGATGAAGAATTCGATGGTTTAGAGGAAGATACTCAGGAAGAAGCACCGGAAGAAGAGGCGCCGGCAGCTCCTGAAGCCCCTAAAGCTAATATTTTTGAAAAAGCAAAATCAAATCGTACAACGGAAGTTGTCAATAAATTAAATGCGAATAAGAATAATGAACTGGTTTTATTTGAACCAAGAAGCTATTCTGAAACTCAGGACATTGCGGCTTATTTAAAAGCAGGCAAAGCAGCGGTAGTCAATTTACATCGCTTACAGAAAGAACAGTCAAAACGTGTTATTGACTTCTTAAGCGGGGTTATTTATGCCATTGATGGTGATATCCAGCAGATTGGTCCGAAAATTTTCTTATGCACACCTAAGGGGATTGGGGTCAGTGGTAATATCTCTTTAGATGATGAAGAAAGTAAATAA
- a CDS encoding YlmH family RNA-binding protein — MLEHFKGEEAFVRKILDYQNQAENGKMVLTKFLDPHKREIIHDVIGQRAAIYEEGGFVGAENKRVIICPDYYEIVPEDFKIHVYEVGYSEKFDHLAHKDVLGALMHLGIERACIGDICKQPLAFAITAENSDYVVMALKKIKRSSIRLIPHDFSLTIVNDFKKKEFVATSLRLDKLISVMFGLSRAKAMDAIHMGSVKVNHKVIEQTDYLCNNNDIISFRRHGRVKLQVTARTTKAGNYIVEGLFYL; from the coding sequence ATGCTAGAACATTTTAAAGGTGAAGAGGCGTTCGTAAGAAAAATACTCGATTATCAAAACCAAGCAGAAAATGGCAAGATGGTTTTAACGAAGTTTTTAGATCCTCATAAACGGGAAATTATTCATGATGTCATCGGACAGCGGGCGGCGATTTATGAAGAGGGCGGTTTTGTCGGCGCGGAGAATAAGCGCGTCATCATCTGCCCGGATTATTATGAGATTGTCCCAGAAGATTTTAAGATTCATGTTTATGAAGTGGGATATAGTGAAAAGTTTGATCATTTAGCCCATAAAGATGTTTTAGGGGCGCTGATGCATTTAGGAATTGAGCGGGCATGCATCGGCGATATCTGCAAGCAGCCATTGGCTTTTGCAATCACTGCCGAGAATAGCGATTATGTCGTAATGGCACTCAAAAAGATCAAACGTTCGAGTATTCGTTTAATTCCTCATGATTTCTCATTAACAATCGTCAATGATTTTAAGAAAAAGGAATTTGTGGCCACGAGTCTGCGTTTAGATAAACTCATTAGCGTGATGTTTGGCTTATCGCGCGCGAAAGCGATGGACGCTATTCACATGGGCAGTGTGAAAGTCAATCATAAAGTTATTGAACAAACGGACTATTTGTGCAATAATAATGACATAATCTCGTTTAGACGACATGGACGAGTGAAATTACAGGTGACCGCGCGAACGACAAAAGCCGGTAACTATATAGTGGAAGGATTATTTTACTTGTGA
- a CDS encoding DivIVA domain-containing protein yields MAENFTKTFRGYSIEEVDETIEDLESQIDQQKAEIESLKEELHNVKEENAIMANRSTITEKANEEIARLALKEASDLITKAKRNANLILKESMEYVRGLDKEVNGFKDDAKTFRAEVVSLSKELIETIDKSEIFALINEDENTKKETGHSDHL; encoded by the coding sequence GTGGCGGAAAATTTTACAAAAACGTTTCGTGGCTACAGTATTGAAGAAGTCGATGAGACGATTGAAGATTTAGAGTCGCAGATTGACCAGCAGAAAGCGGAAATTGAGTCTTTGAAAGAAGAGCTCCATAACGTCAAAGAAGAAAATGCGATCATGGCGAATCGTTCGACAATCACGGAGAAAGCCAATGAAGAGATTGCCCGTTTGGCCTTGAAAGAAGCAAGTGATTTAATTACGAAAGCGAAACGCAACGCGAATCTGATTCTGAAAGAATCGATGGAATATGTTCGCGGCTTAGATAAAGAAGTGAACGGCTTCAAAGATGATGCGAAAACTTTCCGAGCGGAAGTTGTTTCTTTAAGCAAAGAATTAATAGAAACTATTGACAAATCTGAAATTTTCGCTTTAATTAATGAAGATGAAAATACGAAGAAAGAGACCGGTCATTCCGATCACTTATAG
- the ileS gene encoding isoleucine--tRNA ligase — MDYKSTLLMPKTDFEMRGKLPTKEPKYVQRWQDDNMYERVVKQNEGKKEFVFHDGPPYANGHMHMGHMMNKIIKDIICRYKNMEGFHTPYIPGWDTHGLPIENAIQKLGVDRKSMSTAAFREKCYEYALKQVAGQMEQCIRVGTFADYKHPYLTLHKEFEARQIEVFGKMALDGLIFKGLKPVYWSPSSESALAEAEVEYHDVKAPTIYVRFKVKDGKGLLNEDNTYFVIWTTTPWTIPADQAICLNPNYTYAVVKSEKGNLIVLEELVDQLWEIFGLKEKEIIQRFTGKEAEYITCTHPLYPDRESLVICGDHVTTESGTGCVHTASGFGEDDFNICKAYNIPVYVNVDEHGRMMDDCGEWLAGQYVDDANKTVTNRLDEQGDLLNLTWITHSYPHDWRTKKPIIFRATDQWFCSIDKIRDKLLDEIDHKVHWINEWGQIRIHNMIRDRGDWCISRQRTWGVPIPIFYCEDGTPIMEKEVFDHISELFRQYGSNVWFERDEKDLLPEGYTNEHSPNGIFKKEKDIMDVWFDSGSSHTGVLIERGLGYPADLYFEGSDQYRGWFNSSLIVGTAVHGQAPYKSVLSHGFVLDGKGNKMSKSLGNTVDPIKVINQYGADIVRLWAASVDYQSDVRISKEILKGISDNYRKIRNTMRFLLGNLNDFKDTDIMDLKDLEEVDLFVLAKLNDVMAEYHQAMETYNFADAVKAILNYITNLLSAFYMDFTKDVLYCDKFNTTRRRQIQTTLYYNAKVLMKAISPILVFTSEELHDHWYCDTNKEDSIFLEKELPAFDIENADAIKAKFDNFMALRNDVMRALEALRNDKVIGSNMEAAVTISLKDDYKDLSALKAMMKTFFIVAKVDLSVDHEGFDEYDTAYVKAEKFGGVQCPRCRNYFSEEELNADGLCPRCADAVK; from the coding sequence ATGGACTATAAAAGCACATTATTAATGCCAAAAACTGATTTTGAAATGCGTGGCAAACTTCCTACGAAGGAACCAAAGTATGTTCAAAGATGGCAGGATGACAACATGTATGAACGTGTTGTAAAACAAAATGAAGGCAAGAAAGAATTTGTCTTCCATGATGGCCCTCCATATGCCAATGGACATATGCATATGGGGCATATGATGAATAAAATCATCAAAGATATCATTTGTCGTTATAAAAATATGGAAGGTTTCCATACACCATATATTCCAGGATGGGATACGCATGGTTTACCAATTGAAAATGCGATTCAGAAACTTGGGGTGGATCGTAAATCGATGTCTACCGCTGCCTTTAGAGAAAAATGTTACGAATATGCGTTAAAACAGGTCGCTGGGCAGATGGAACAGTGTATCCGGGTAGGGACATTCGCTGATTATAAGCATCCTTATTTAACTTTACATAAAGAATTTGAAGCGCGTCAGATCGAAGTTTTCGGTAAGATGGCTTTAGATGGTTTAATCTTCAAGGGATTAAAACCAGTTTACTGGTCACCTTCATCAGAATCAGCTTTAGCGGAAGCGGAAGTAGAATATCATGATGTCAAGGCGCCAACAATTTATGTACGTTTTAAAGTGAAAGATGGGAAAGGCCTTTTAAATGAAGACAATACATACTTTGTCATCTGGACAACTACCCCTTGGACCATTCCAGCTGATCAGGCGATCTGTTTAAATCCAAATTATACCTATGCTGTTGTCAAGAGTGAAAAAGGCAACTTAATTGTCTTAGAAGAATTAGTGGATCAGTTATGGGAAATCTTCGGCTTAAAAGAAAAAGAAATTATCCAGCGTTTCACTGGTAAAGAAGCTGAATACATCACATGTACGCATCCGCTTTATCCAGATCGTGAATCATTAGTCATCTGCGGTGATCATGTCACGACTGAATCAGGGACTGGCTGTGTCCATACGGCCAGCGGCTTTGGTGAAGACGACTTTAATATCTGTAAAGCTTATAACATTCCTGTTTATGTCAATGTCGATGAACATGGGCGTATGATGGATGACTGCGGCGAATGGTTAGCCGGTCAGTATGTTGATGATGCCAATAAGACTGTTACCAACCGACTTGATGAACAGGGTGACTTATTAAACTTAACATGGATCACCCATAGCTATCCTCATGACTGGCGTACAAAGAAACCAATTATCTTCCGTGCGACCGATCAGTGGTTCTGTTCAATCGATAAGATTAGAGATAAATTATTAGATGAAATTGATCATAAAGTACACTGGATCAATGAATGGGGTCAGATCCGTATTCATAACATGATCCGTGACCGTGGCGACTGGTGTATTTCCCGTCAGAGAACATGGGGTGTCCCAATCCCAATCTTCTATTGTGAAGATGGTACACCAATCATGGAAAAAGAAGTCTTCGATCATATTTCTGAATTATTTAGACAGTATGGTTCAAACGTGTGGTTTGAAAGAGATGAAAAAGACTTATTACCAGAAGGGTATACGAATGAACATTCACCAAATGGTATCTTCAAGAAAGAAAAAGATATCATGGATGTCTGGTTCGACTCCGGTTCTTCACATACTGGTGTCTTAATCGAACGTGGTTTAGGTTATCCAGCTGATTTATATTTTGAAGGTTCCGATCAGTATCGTGGCTGGTTCAACTCTTCATTAATCGTCGGCACAGCTGTTCATGGTCAGGCCCCTTATAAATCAGTCTTATCCCATGGCTTCGTCTTAGATGGTAAAGGCAATAAGATGTCTAAATCATTAGGCAATACCGTTGATCCAATTAAAGTCATTAACCAGTATGGGGCTGATATCGTGCGTTTATGGGCCGCTTCTGTGGATTATCAGTCCGATGTCCGTATCTCTAAAGAAATCTTAAAAGGCATTTCTGATAACTATCGTAAGATCCGTAATACAATGCGTTTCTTACTTGGTAACTTAAATGATTTCAAAGATACTGATATCATGGATCTTAAAGACTTAGAAGAAGTGGATTTATTTGTCTTAGCTAAATTAAATGATGTCATGGCAGAATATCATCAGGCGATGGAAACTTATAACTTCGCTGATGCTGTCAAGGCGATCTTAAACTATATCACGAACTTATTAAGTGCCTTCTATATGGACTTCACAAAAGATGTTTTATATTGTGATAAGTTCAATACGACAAGAAGACGTCAGATTCAGACAACTCTTTATTACAATGCGAAAGTCTTAATGAAGGCCATTTCACCAATCTTAGTCTTCACCAGTGAAGAATTACATGATCATTGGTATTGTGATACAAACAAAGAAGATTCCATCTTCTTAGAAAAAGAATTACCAGCTTTTGATATTGAAAATGCGGATGCGATCAAAGCAAAATTTGATAACTTCATGGCTTTAAGAAATGATGTCATGAGAGCCTTAGAAGCGTTAAGAAATGATAAAGTGATCGGTTCAAATATGGAAGCGGCTGTCACGATTTCATTAAAAGATGACTACAAAGACTTATCGGCTTTAAAAGCTATGATGAAAACATTCTTCATCGTCGCAAAAGTTGACTTAAGTGTTGATCATGAAGGTTTTGATGAATATGATACAGCTTATGTCAAAGCCGAAAAATTCGGTGGTGTTCAGTGTCCACGTTGTCGTAACTACTTCAGCGAAGAAGAATTAAACGCTGATGGTTTATGCCCACGCTGCGCTGATGCAGTCAAATAA
- a CDS encoding D-alanyl-D-alanine carboxypeptidase family protein, with the protein MKKTICAFVFSFFLCLSLLSPVQASVDSAKLYSKYAYVYDITSGQTLMNKKANARIYPASMTKMMTVYTAIRLITNLNAKVKITNADIKDQYALDASSAFLKNKQVVTYKDLLYGAMYPSGADACWALARSLCGSEAAFVKEMNKDAKRIGMKNTHFNTSTGLPDKTHYTTCVDIAKLMAKAYTNATWRSVFTSKNASNAYYRPKGGNQLWMSTLTRMRIHQHIVANPAIMGAKSGYTKDAMYCLGSLAMVHGHLIATVTGKGIPTAFGPKKVTLACALVDHNTLIKDLVDHYKSLTLYSRGQKVKTFKIHFGVVDTYTYKMSESYKILVDSSFDESSLKTTFTGKSTIEAPLKKGQKLGILRVSAKGQTLAKATIYSGSEVAFSKQKYAIYIGIYVICGLAVFWVVFRNIRRHILKKKYAKRKAQRNRKKA; encoded by the coding sequence ATGAAAAAAACTATATGTGCATTTGTTTTCTCTTTCTTCTTATGCCTCTCCTTACTTTCACCAGTGCAGGCGTCGGTAGATTCGGCCAAGCTTTATTCGAAGTATGCCTATGTGTATGATATTACCAGTGGTCAGACGTTAATGAATAAAAAGGCCAATGCTCGTATTTATCCGGCTTCAATGACCAAGATGATGACGGTTTACACCGCCATCCGCTTGATCACTAATCTTAATGCGAAAGTAAAAATTACCAATGCGGATATCAAGGATCAGTATGCCTTAGATGCTTCCAGTGCCTTTTTGAAAAATAAACAGGTGGTTACTTATAAAGATCTGCTTTATGGGGCGATGTATCCTTCTGGCGCGGATGCCTGCTGGGCCTTAGCCCGCAGCCTTTGCGGCAGCGAAGCAGCCTTCGTCAAAGAAATGAACAAAGATGCGAAACGGATCGGTATGAAAAATACCCATTTCAATACTTCGACCGGGTTACCTGATAAAACGCATTATACAACCTGCGTGGATATTGCGAAACTGATGGCTAAGGCTTATACGAATGCGACTTGGCGCTCAGTCTTTACGAGTAAAAATGCGTCCAATGCGTATTATCGTCCCAAAGGCGGGAACCAGTTATGGATGAGTACCTTAACGCGGATGCGCATTCATCAGCATATCGTGGCCAATCCGGCGATTATGGGTGCAAAAAGCGGTTATACCAAAGATGCAATGTACTGTTTAGGCTCTTTAGCCATGGTTCATGGTCACTTGATTGCGACCGTGACCGGAAAGGGTATTCCAACTGCCTTTGGCCCTAAAAAAGTCACCTTAGCCTGCGCGCTTGTCGATCACAATACGTTAATTAAGGATCTCGTGGATCACTATAAAAGCTTAACGCTTTATTCACGAGGACAAAAAGTGAAAACTTTTAAAATCCATTTTGGGGTCGTTGATACTTATACATATAAAATGTCAGAAAGCTATAAGATCTTAGTTGATTCCTCTTTTGATGAAAGCAGCTTAAAAACGACATTTACCGGTAAGTCAACCATTGAAGCGCCCTTAAAAAAAGGACAGAAACTAGGGATCTTAAGAGTCTCTGCCAAGGGCCAGACGTTAGCGAAAGCGACGATTTATTCTGGCAGTGAGGTGGCATTTTCGAAGCAGAAATACGCCATCTACATTGGCATTTATGTGATCTGTGGCTTAGCTGTTTTCTGGGTGGTTTTCAGAAATATCAGACGGCATATCTTAAAAAAGAAATATGCGAAGAGAAAAGCTCAGAGAAATCGTAAGAAAGCGTAA
- a CDS encoding alpha-amylase family glycosyl hydrolase produces MWYNDTVFYQMYTLNMVGANTKENDGIVHEHRILKVLDWIDYLKQLGIGGIYFNPLFSSDTHGYDTRDYQRLDERLGTNEDFIKVVKTLHHHHIRVVVDGVFNHVGRGFFAFQDVILNRERSRYKDWFRIDFNGNSDYDDGFWYEGWEGHYELVKLNLDNEEVQKYIMDSIRFWIEHFNIDGIRLDVSYLLPRWFMAKISDFARSLKPDFFMLGEVLGDNAGFMFTEGHLNAITDYPGYKGIWSSLNSLNLFEIAHTLKRNVQEMYKDKTLWTFVDNHDVSRIASTLTDSKKIKIAYGLMLALPGIPCLYYGSEWGLEGKKVPGQSDDVLRPALDAPSPNDLTRLIKHMIAARNEHPVLRKGAFKTLILTNRQWVFERENEDERIIVAINIDDQPYTAHFNARCGLADDLITGKVHDFGGGSELLPCSIAYWLCER; encoded by the coding sequence ATGTGGTATAACGATACAGTATTTTATCAGATGTACACATTAAATATGGTAGGGGCGAATACCAAAGAAAATGATGGTATTGTCCATGAACACCGGATTTTAAAAGTGCTTGACTGGATTGATTATTTAAAACAATTAGGGATTGGCGGGATTTACTTCAATCCGCTGTTTTCAAGTGATACCCATGGCTATGATACCCGAGATTATCAGCGCTTAGATGAACGTTTAGGGACTAATGAAGATTTCATTAAAGTGGTTAAAACGCTTCATCATCATCACATTCGCGTGGTTGTCGATGGGGTTTTCAATCATGTCGGCCGAGGCTTCTTTGCTTTTCAGGATGTCATCTTAAATCGTGAAAGAAGCCGTTATAAAGATTGGTTCCGCATTGATTTCAATGGCAACTCTGATTATGATGATGGCTTCTGGTATGAAGGCTGGGAAGGCCATTATGAACTTGTAAAATTGAATCTGGATAACGAAGAAGTGCAGAAATACATTATGGATAGTATTCGTTTCTGGATTGAACATTTTAATATCGATGGCATTCGTCTTGATGTTTCCTACTTACTGCCAAGATGGTTTATGGCGAAAATCTCTGACTTTGCCCGCTCCTTAAAGCCTGATTTTTTTATGTTAGGAGAAGTCTTAGGGGATAATGCCGGCTTTATGTTCACCGAAGGACATTTAAATGCGATCACTGATTATCCCGGCTATAAAGGGATCTGGTCCTCACTCAACTCCCTGAATCTGTTTGAAATAGCCCATACTTTAAAACGTAATGTTCAGGAAATGTATAAGGATAAAACATTATGGACCTTTGTCGATAACCATGATGTTTCACGTATTGCCTCAACTTTAACTGATTCAAAAAAGATTAAGATTGCCTACGGATTAATGCTGGCCCTGCCAGGGATTCCATGTCTCTACTATGGCTCAGAGTGGGGCCTTGAAGGCAAGAAAGTACCTGGTCAAAGCGATGATGTCCTGCGTCCGGCGTTAGATGCCCCAAGTCCTAATGATTTAACCAGACTCATCAAACATATGATTGCAGCCCGTAATGAGCATCCAGTCTTGCGTAAAGGCGCTTTTAAAACCTTGATCTTAACCAATCGTCAGTGGGTTTTTGAACGAGAAAATGAAGACGAACGGATTATTGTGGCAATCAATATTGATGATCAGCCTTATACCGCACACTTTAATGCCCGCTGCGGCCTCGCTGATGATTTAATTACCGGTAAAGTCCATGACTTTGGCGGCGGCTCAGAATTATTACCTTGCTCAATTGCTTACTGGCTTTGTGAACGCTAA